The sequence below is a genomic window from Paenibacillus silvisoli.
GATACTCGTTGAATTTTCAAGAAACCCCACACTCAGTCATTTTTGATGTGACCAAAAGATATTTTCTTTGGCAAATCAGTACCTTTTAAATTTTGATATGCTTCACGTAGATTAGGGACATTTTCTTTTGTGAGAATGATCCCATTTAGTATGTTTTTGATAATCTCTACCTCATCATGATTAAGCAAATGCAAACCACTGATAGAAATTTCAATTGGCTTATCCATATGTTTGGATAACGCAGCTATTACTTGTTCTTTCTCTGCAACGGTAAGCCTTTCGTATTGAGAAATGATGATTTCAAAAGAACTCAACAAACTCCCCCCTTGCTTTACCTGTTATTTGCCATACTCTGCAAGAACTCTAATGAAATGAAGTGTAACTCCCTTACACAAAATTCCATATCAGAGTATTCGATGATGCCATTGAGCAATCCTGCCACGTAACAAAAAGGCAGCCCTCGTTTCGCCGCCTGCCGTAGTTTCCCTATTCTTACTCTCACCAACACCAATCGGCTAATTACCGTTCGACAATCCGATCCGATTCTTCAAGCCGGTCCAATACATATAGAAAAGAGCTATCCCTCAGGTCCATCGTTTTCGCCTAAGGAATAGCCTCTTCTCGTTTTCGTCACGATCTATAAACTAGCTTATTGATGCGTTTTGTAGTATTCCTGACCGTAAGCGATAATATCTTGACCGCCCGCGGCAAGCCACTTCTGCTGCAGCTCATTCCAGTCCTTCTCGAAATCTTTGCTCATGACTGCCTTCAGCCAGCCTTCTCCATACGTGGATCTAAGCTTGCCCTGGTCTCCAAGCAGCTTGTCATCGAAAACGTTCATTAACGGAGGAGCGATCGAATATTTGGAGTTGATGGCAAACCAGTTCGGGAATGAGCCTGTCGCCATTTCTGCCGTAATCCAAGGCTGCAGATTCGTGAACGCTTTGTCGTAATCGAAGTTATTTTCTTCGATCGGAATGTAGCCGTATTCGAAATAGTTCATCGCGCCCCAGGACAGCGGATACAAGAAACCGTTTTTGTTCGTATCCCAATCCTTGGCCATTTCCTCTTCATTAATCGTATAAATCCGGTTGCCATTCTCCTCTTTCACATCGGTGAAATGGGTTCCCTCTATACCGAACAGCGTAAGCTCCCGGCCTTCCTTCGTATGCGTATATTCGATGAGCTCCATTACTTTCTCGGCGTTTTTGGAAGTCTTAGGGATGACCGTTCCTCTCCAGAAGCCGCCGGAATGACCGGAGTTGGCAGGAGTGCCGTTCTCGCCTTGAAGCGGAGGAAGATACGCGATCTTCGCGTTAGGATTGACGAACTGCGCCTTTTGAACAAACAAGTCAGGTTTGGAGGTAACCGCGATGCCATATTTGCCGGCGCCGAAATCATCGGACTCCGGACCTTGGGCACCGTCCGGCTTCAAGCTCAACCAATCCTTGTTAATCAGATTTTCATCGACCAGCTTCTTAAAGAAACCGGCGGATTGCTTCGCATATGGGGAAGCTTCGAAGCGGGTAATGCTTCCGTCCTGCATCGTTACCCAATTGTCCGTCCGTCCGGCAATCGCGTAGGCTCTGTTAATAAATTGGCCAAGCTGGCTAATGGAAGGATCGGACATGCCGCTTGCCCTTGTATAAATCCCATAGGTATCGTCTTTGCCGTTCTTGTCCGGATCGTCTTCTTTAAAGGCTTTGATGACCTTGTAAAATTCCTCGATCGTCGTTGGCATCTTAAGGCCTAGGTTATCCAGCCAATCTTGCCGGATAATCCATCCCCACTGCATCGGAGCAAGCCCCAGCGGCTTGAAATAAGATTTGCCGTCGATTTTGAAGCCCTTGTAAACGTCCGCGTTGATCACTGCATTGATGTGAGGGTACTTGCCGCTTCCCAAAAATTCATCGTACGAATAAATCAAATCATTTTTGGCCCATTCGATCATGGCCTTGCCGGCATCAACCGTTGCCAAGTCGAACTCCTCTCCCGATGCGATCATGAGGCTGATTTTGTTGGCAAATTGGTCGTTCGGAATGCTAATGATTTCGATTTTCGTGTTCGTTCTTTTTTGCAGCTCCAGCAGGATACGGTCCTTGGCCGGGTCCTGCTCGTTTGCCGCGCGCACCCATTTGATCGTTACCGGTTCGCTTGGCTCCTCTTCGTTCGAAGCGGCCGGGGTTGTGCTCGTATTCGCATTTCCCTGGCTTTCGCCGGCATTGGCCGGCTCTTCATTCTTTCCGCATCCGCTCAGGATCGTAGCGACAAGCAGTACGGACACCAGCAGCAGCATCATCATTCTCTGTCTTTTCAACTTCCGACTCTCCCTTCAAAGTACGTGCTTCAAAAGCCATGTATCTATAACCCACCTCGTGGAGGATTACCGCTATTCCTTTACCGCACCTAGCATAATGCCTTTGGTAAAGTACTTCTGTACGAACGGATAGATGACGAGCACGGGAACCATGCCGATCACGATGCAGGCCATTTTGAACTGCTCCATATTCGATCCCGTCGTCGATATGCCAACCTCCGCCGTCACCATGTCCTGAATAATCATCTGCCGTAGAATGACCTGAAGCGGAAACAATTCATTGGAATTAATGAACAACGTGGCCAGGAAGTAGTCGTTCCATAAGGCGACGCCGTAAAACAAGCTGACTGCGGCAAACACCGGCGCGGAAATCGGAATAATGATCTTGAACAAAATTTGAATGTCGTTATAGCCGTCGATCTTCGCCGCCTCTTCCAAGCTTGGAGGGAGACTGGCGAAATAGTTTTTCATAATGATCAGGTTATAGGTCGACACAGCTGTAGGCAGCACAAGGGACCAAATCGTATCGATGAAATCCAGGTTTCTTACCAGCACGTAGAACGGAACCAAGCCGCCGCTAAAGAACATCGTGAAGATCAAGAAACGGAACATCATGTTTCTGCCCGGCAGGTCGGACTTGGACAGCGCGTAAGCGCCGAGACTAGTAAGGAGCATGCTGATGGTCGTTCCCAGCGCCGTAATTTTCACGGTATTGAATAAAGCGTTCGCAATCCCTCCGATGTTACCGAACGCTCTCTTGTACTCGGTAAGACTAAAGCTCTTCGGAATCAAGTTATAGTTATCCAGTAAATACACCTCTTGCGCGGAAAACGAGATAACCAAAATTCTCCATAAAGGGATGAATATCATTAACGATCCCGCAGCGAGCACGAAATAGATGAACATATCCGTCCATGTAAATTTGTTTTGTATAGACACGTCTTTTACATCCTCCCGCGTTAGTAAATGCCTTCTCGACCCAACGCCTTGGCCATTCGGTTAGCACCGACAAGCAGCACGACGCAAATGAGCGATTTCAAAATACCGGCAGCAGCCGCAAAGCTGAATTTGCTGTCGCTCAGGGCGGTTCTGAATATGTAGGTATCCAGAATGTCGCCGGTAGAGTAGACCAACGGATTGTAGAAGTTATACACCTGGTCGAAGCCCCAGCCCAGAATCTTCCCGATCGTGAGAATAAACATGATCAGGATGACGCCGCTGATGCCCGGCAGG
It includes:
- a CDS encoding type 2 periplasmic-binding domain-containing protein; translation: MKRQRMMMLLLVSVLLVATILSGCGKNEEPANAGESQGNANTSTTPAASNEEEPSEPVTIKWVRAANEQDPAKDRILLELQKRTNTKIEIISIPNDQFANKISLMIASGEEFDLATVDAGKAMIEWAKNDLIYSYDEFLGSGKYPHINAVINADVYKGFKIDGKSYFKPLGLAPMQWGWIIRQDWLDNLGLKMPTTIEEFYKVIKAFKEDDPDKNGKDDTYGIYTRASGMSDPSISQLGQFINRAYAIAGRTDNWVTMQDGSITRFEASPYAKQSAGFFKKLVDENLINKDWLSLKPDGAQGPESDDFGAGKYGIAVTSKPDLFVQKAQFVNPNAKIAYLPPLQGENGTPANSGHSGGFWRGTVIPKTSKNAEKVMELIEYTHTKEGRELTLFGIEGTHFTDVKEENGNRIYTINEEEMAKDWDTNKNGFLYPLSWGAMNYFEYGYIPIEENNFDYDKAFTNLQPWITAEMATGSFPNWFAINSKYSIAPPLMNVFDDKLLGDQGKLRSTYGEGWLKAVMSKDFEKDWNELQQKWLAAGGQDIIAYGQEYYKTHQ
- a CDS encoding carbohydrate ABC transporter permease is translated as MSIQNKFTWTDMFIYFVLAAGSLMIFIPLWRILVISFSAQEVYLLDNYNLIPKSFSLTEYKRAFGNIGGIANALFNTVKITALGTTISMLLTSLGAYALSKSDLPGRNMMFRFLIFTMFFSGGLVPFYVLVRNLDFIDTIWSLVLPTAVSTYNLIIMKNYFASLPPSLEEAAKIDGYNDIQILFKIIIPISAPVFAAVSLFYGVALWNDYFLATLFINSNELFPLQVILRQMIIQDMVTAEVGISTTGSNMEQFKMACIVIGMVPVLVIYPFVQKYFTKGIMLGAVKE